The following proteins are co-located in the Haliotis asinina isolate JCU_RB_2024 chromosome 13, JCU_Hal_asi_v2, whole genome shotgun sequence genome:
- the LOC137259734 gene encoding F-box/LRR-repeat protein 17-like isoform X2 has translation MDNGDSGRRPDTGSCMDVADEEAGPSQAVPVVAARCETCRHGEDMDIAPCETCPCKKMRRGLGPSQRRISSDEEGDGHPQDRSQPQGGQPQGRGHPPKPIGQDSVKIGRSGVYALAQCENRNLSNNSVSSAICSRVPQKEKKSAVTLKASPLKSYEDDTQHLSSFSRLLHRGGTGDTNMNCNYGNKNMAPFFSSSVVGVASTSRTYTDNSVAMQAGVSCFHGNSEADVSQILPLSLVVNIFQYLSMPDLLCRVCRVCKPWHQAAHDPSLWRHIYLPVSSRVTDSILNWLTSLSDRVLTLDVSDSKHTTFTDEGVIQILQKCHYIRTLKLARYFVFSDDVFESVGKFCHLIRHLNLDGCFSISDKSIVAIGNGCPQLEYLFMSQCNRVSDEGMLAVAHGCPHLRQLRIDQCVKVKDVSVKALVAGCPNLEYLHLLACSLTDDGLQQLAKLPRLRMLDISNMTQLSSACLENIARSCKELEVLSVSLNRTVDDECIKTIVLSCVHLKCLSCVACNLTDKTLEYIGRYSKTVERVDVAWCGEITDNGVRAISETCKSLRYLGLMRCGQVTMETVDELILLHPQIHYSNFVLESRKLLQRARNDGHPVPLHFLS, from the exons ATGGACAACGGTGACAGCGGGAGGAGACCAGACACAGGCAGCTGCATGGATGTTGCTGATGAGGAGGCTGGACCTTCCCAGGCCGTCCCTGTGGTCGCAGCGAGATGTGAGACATGTAGACATGGGGAGGACATGGACATTGCCCCATGTGAGACTTGTCCTTGCAAGAAGATGAGACGGGGATTGGGACCGTCTCAGAGGAGGATCTCCAGTGACGAGGAGGGTGATGGTCATCCTCAAGACAGAAGCCAGCCTCAAGGAGGTCAGCCTCAAGGCAGAGGCCATCCTCCCAAACCCATTGGACAGGACAGTGTGAAGATAGGTCGGTCTGGAGTCTATGCTTTAGCTCAGTGTGAAAACCGAAATTTATCAAATAATTCCGTCTCCTCAGCCATTTGTTCAAGGGTTCCTCAGAAGGAGAAGAAGAGTGCTGTGACCTTGAAGGCGAGTCCTCTGAAGAGTTATGAGGATGACACCCAACACTTGTCCAGTTTCAGCCGCTTGCTACACAGAGGAGGGACAGGGGATACAAACATGAACTGTAACTATGGCAACAAGAACATGGCACCATTCTTTTCATCCAGTGTTGTAGGTGTTGCTTCCACAAGCAGAACTTACACAGACAATTCTGTTGCCATGCAGGCAGGGGTttcctgtttccatggcaacagtgaGGCGGATGTGAGCCAGATTCTCCCCTTGTCTCTGGTTGTGAATATATTCCAATATCTCTCCATGCCAGACTTGTTGTGTCGCGTGTGTCGAGTCTGTAAACCGTGGCACCAAGCTGCCCATGATCCATCTCTATGGCGACATATCTATTTGCCAGTGTCGTCAAGGGTTACAGACAGTATCTTGAACTGGTTGACATCTCTCAGTGACCGTGTGTTGACTCTGGACGTGAGTGACAGCAAGCACACAACGTTCACAGATGAGGGAGTTATACAGATCCTTCAGAAGTGCCACTATATCCGGACACTCAAGTTAGCCAG gTACTTTGTGTTCTCGGACGATGTGTTTGAGTCTGTAGGCAAGTTCTGTCACCTTATTCGCCACCTCAACCTTGACGGCTGTTTCTCCATCTCTGACAAGTCCATTGTCGCG ATTGGCAACGGGTGCCCACAGCTTGAGTATCTGTTCATGAGTCAGTGTAACAGAGTATCTGATGAGGGCATGCTGGCTGTGGCGCATGGCTGTCCCCACCTCCGACAACTCCGCATCGACCAGTGTGTGAAG GTGAAGGACGTGAGTGTGAAAGCCCTGGTAGCTGGATGTCCCAACCTAGAGTATCTCCATCTTCTAGCCTGCAGTCTCACAGACGATGGACTCCAGCAACTGGCCAAG CTGCCCCGTCTCCGGATGCTGGACATCTCCAACATGACCCAGCTGAGCTCTGCCTGCCTGGAGAACATCGCAAGGAGCTGCAAGGAGCTTGAGGTGCTCAGCGTCTCTCTCAACCGCACGGTGGATGACGAGTGTATCAAGACCATCGTTCTCTCCTGTGTCCACCTCAAGTGTCTGTCCTGCGTGGCCTGTAACCTCACTGATAAGA CTCTGGAGTACATTGGTCGATACAGCAAGACTGTGGAGCGGGTGGATGTAGCATGGTGTGGAGAAATTACAGACAATGGTGTGCGAGCCATATCAGAAACCTGCAAATCTCTCCGCTACCTTGGTCTGATGAGGTGTGGACAGGTTACCATGGAGACAGTGGACGAACTTATCTTGCTTCACCCACAGATCCACTATTCCAACTTTGTGCTTGAGTCGAGGAAGTTGCTGCAGCGGGCGCGGAATGATGGGCACCCTGTACCGCTTCACTTCCTCAGCTGA
- the LOC137259734 gene encoding F-box/LRR-repeat protein 17-like isoform X1, with the protein MTFSTHVIQVQSTYEKCELPVIALNDFKVPLAYVHNITGIRYWQLHPHDRQLFQMDNGDSGRRPDTGSCMDVADEEAGPSQAVPVVAARCETCRHGEDMDIAPCETCPCKKMRRGLGPSQRRISSDEEGDGHPQDRSQPQGGQPQGRGHPPKPIGQDSVKIGRSGVYALAQCENRNLSNNSVSSAICSRVPQKEKKSAVTLKASPLKSYEDDTQHLSSFSRLLHRGGTGDTNMNCNYGNKNMAPFFSSSVVGVASTSRTYTDNSVAMQAGVSCFHGNSEADVSQILPLSLVVNIFQYLSMPDLLCRVCRVCKPWHQAAHDPSLWRHIYLPVSSRVTDSILNWLTSLSDRVLTLDVSDSKHTTFTDEGVIQILQKCHYIRTLKLARYFVFSDDVFESVGKFCHLIRHLNLDGCFSISDKSIVAIGNGCPQLEYLFMSQCNRVSDEGMLAVAHGCPHLRQLRIDQCVKVKDVSVKALVAGCPNLEYLHLLACSLTDDGLQQLAKLPRLRMLDISNMTQLSSACLENIARSCKELEVLSVSLNRTVDDECIKTIVLSCVHLKCLSCVACNLTDKTLEYIGRYSKTVERVDVAWCGEITDNGVRAISETCKSLRYLGLMRCGQVTMETVDELILLHPQIHYSNFVLESRKLLQRARNDGHPVPLHFLS; encoded by the exons ATGACGTTTTCCACACATGTAATCCAGGTCCAATCCACATACGAAAAGTGCGAGTTACCAGTCATCGCTTTGAATGATTTCAAGGTTCCACTAGCATATGTGCACAACATCACAGGCATCCGGTATTGGCAATTACATCCACATGACCG GCAGCTCTTTCAAATGGACAACGGTGACAGCGGGAGGAGACCAGACACAGGCAGCTGCATGGATGTTGCTGATGAGGAGGCTGGACCTTCCCAGGCCGTCCCTGTGGTCGCAGCGAGATGTGAGACATGTAGACATGGGGAGGACATGGACATTGCCCCATGTGAGACTTGTCCTTGCAAGAAGATGAGACGGGGATTGGGACCGTCTCAGAGGAGGATCTCCAGTGACGAGGAGGGTGATGGTCATCCTCAAGACAGAAGCCAGCCTCAAGGAGGTCAGCCTCAAGGCAGAGGCCATCCTCCCAAACCCATTGGACAGGACAGTGTGAAGATAGGTCGGTCTGGAGTCTATGCTTTAGCTCAGTGTGAAAACCGAAATTTATCAAATAATTCCGTCTCCTCAGCCATTTGTTCAAGGGTTCCTCAGAAGGAGAAGAAGAGTGCTGTGACCTTGAAGGCGAGTCCTCTGAAGAGTTATGAGGATGACACCCAACACTTGTCCAGTTTCAGCCGCTTGCTACACAGAGGAGGGACAGGGGATACAAACATGAACTGTAACTATGGCAACAAGAACATGGCACCATTCTTTTCATCCAGTGTTGTAGGTGTTGCTTCCACAAGCAGAACTTACACAGACAATTCTGTTGCCATGCAGGCAGGGGTttcctgtttccatggcaacagtgaGGCGGATGTGAGCCAGATTCTCCCCTTGTCTCTGGTTGTGAATATATTCCAATATCTCTCCATGCCAGACTTGTTGTGTCGCGTGTGTCGAGTCTGTAAACCGTGGCACCAAGCTGCCCATGATCCATCTCTATGGCGACATATCTATTTGCCAGTGTCGTCAAGGGTTACAGACAGTATCTTGAACTGGTTGACATCTCTCAGTGACCGTGTGTTGACTCTGGACGTGAGTGACAGCAAGCACACAACGTTCACAGATGAGGGAGTTATACAGATCCTTCAGAAGTGCCACTATATCCGGACACTCAAGTTAGCCAG gTACTTTGTGTTCTCGGACGATGTGTTTGAGTCTGTAGGCAAGTTCTGTCACCTTATTCGCCACCTCAACCTTGACGGCTGTTTCTCCATCTCTGACAAGTCCATTGTCGCG ATTGGCAACGGGTGCCCACAGCTTGAGTATCTGTTCATGAGTCAGTGTAACAGAGTATCTGATGAGGGCATGCTGGCTGTGGCGCATGGCTGTCCCCACCTCCGACAACTCCGCATCGACCAGTGTGTGAAG GTGAAGGACGTGAGTGTGAAAGCCCTGGTAGCTGGATGTCCCAACCTAGAGTATCTCCATCTTCTAGCCTGCAGTCTCACAGACGATGGACTCCAGCAACTGGCCAAG CTGCCCCGTCTCCGGATGCTGGACATCTCCAACATGACCCAGCTGAGCTCTGCCTGCCTGGAGAACATCGCAAGGAGCTGCAAGGAGCTTGAGGTGCTCAGCGTCTCTCTCAACCGCACGGTGGATGACGAGTGTATCAAGACCATCGTTCTCTCCTGTGTCCACCTCAAGTGTCTGTCCTGCGTGGCCTGTAACCTCACTGATAAGA CTCTGGAGTACATTGGTCGATACAGCAAGACTGTGGAGCGGGTGGATGTAGCATGGTGTGGAGAAATTACAGACAATGGTGTGCGAGCCATATCAGAAACCTGCAAATCTCTCCGCTACCTTGGTCTGATGAGGTGTGGACAGGTTACCATGGAGACAGTGGACGAACTTATCTTGCTTCACCCACAGATCCACTATTCCAACTTTGTGCTTGAGTCGAGGAAGTTGCTGCAGCGGGCGCGGAATGATGGGCACCCTGTACCGCTTCACTTCCTCAGCTGA